Proteins encoded within one genomic window of Solibaculum mannosilyticum:
- a CDS encoding V-type ATP synthase subunit F, with amino-acid sequence MKFQVISDNIDTLVGMRLAGIEGVIAHEPEEVQKALTEAVDDPTIGVVLVTQRLVSLCPDLVYDIKLNQHRLLIVEIPDRHGSGREEDSITRYVREAIGVKL; translated from the coding sequence ATGAAATTTCAGGTGATCAGCGACAACATCGATACCCTAGTCGGTATGCGTCTCGCTGGCATTGAGGGCGTCATCGCCCACGAGCCGGAAGAGGTGCAAAAAGCTTTGACAGAAGCGGTCGACGATCCTACCATTGGCGTGGTTTTAGTGACCCAAAGGCTTGTGAGCCTCTGCCCCGACTTGGTCTATGACATCAAGCTCAATCAGCACCGCCTATTGATTGTAGAGATTCCGGACCGCCACGGTTCAGGACGGGAAGAGGATTCCATTACCCGCTATGTCCGAGAAGCGATCGGCGTAAAGCTGTAG
- a CDS encoding ATP synthase subunit C, with protein MYVVFALVVLAAVAIPFVLSLRSLKKTGSARKAVKVNLIAFAAVALLCAAAPFMASAAPAEDAAAPTTTSSQTAEGGMSDKGIGYIAAALAVGLSGIGGGISVAAAAPAAIGATSEDQKNFAKSLIFVALGEGIALYGLVVSILILFT; from the coding sequence ATGTACGTCGTATTTGCGCTGGTCGTGTTGGCCGCAGTGGCTATCCCATTTGTCCTTTCCCTGCGTAGTCTGAAGAAGACAGGCAGTGCCAGAAAGGCTGTAAAGGTTAATCTGATCGCGTTTGCCGCAGTGGCCCTGCTGTGTGCCGCTGCCCCGTTCATGGCTTCGGCCGCTCCCGCTGAGGATGCTGCTGCTCCTACTACCACCTCTTCGCAGACTGCTGAAGGTGGAATGTCGGACAAAGGCATTGGTTACATTGCCGCTGCTTTGGCAGTTGGTCTCTCCGGTATCGGCGGTGGTATCTCGGTAGCCGCTGCTGCACCTGCCGCTATCGGAGCCACTTCGGAGGATCAGAAGAACTTTGCAAAATCTTTGATCTTCGTTGCATTGGGTGAAGGTATTGCCCTTTACGGCTTGGTCGTCTCCATCTTGATCCTCTTTACCTAA